The DNA region CCTGGGTGGTGAGTATCGCCGCGAAGTGACAGCCAACAGTATAAACCCCAGCGGAGCGAATAGTCGGTATGAGCCCAGCGATCGATTCGATTCTCGTGCCGACCGACGGGAGCGAGGGAGCCACAGTCGGCGCACAGCGCGGGATCGACCTGGCGGCGACGGCCGACGCGGACGTACACGTGCTGTCAGTGGTCGACACCCGCGAGATCGAGCCGTCGCTGTCGCGGTTCGGTGGCAAGGACCGTTCAGACCGAGAACAGCTGTTCGAAGACGAGGCCAGGCGTGCGGTCGATAGCGTCACCGGGCTCGCACAGACACACCTCTCGGGTCGAGTCACCGGAACGGTCGAACGAGGGGTGCCGTTCCAGGCGATCAACGAGTACGTCGAGGGACACGACATCGACGTGATCGCGATGGGGACCCACGGACGGACCGGTCTCCAGCGACTCCTGCTTGGCAGCGTCGCCGAGAAGGTCCTTCGGACCGCGAACGTTCCGGTCGTTGCAGTCCCGTCCACCGTCGACGAGATCGAGCCCGGCGAGGGAACCTACGAGAACGTCCTGCTGCCGACGGACAACAGCGACGGCGCGTCGGTCGCGATCGACTGGGGGATGACGCTGGCGACGCTGTACGGTGCGATGGTATACACCATCTACTCGGTCGATACGAGCCTGTTGGCCGGCTCCGAGAGAGCGAGCGAGATCCACGGAGCGCTGGAACAGGTCGGTCGAGACGCGCTCGATGCGGTCCGACGGCGTGCTCGGGCGACCGGCGTCAGCGTCGCGGGCAACGTTGGGAGCGGACCGGCCGCGCGCGTGATCCTCGCCGAGAGCGGCGACCACGACATCGATCTGATCGTGATGGGGACCCACGGCCGCTCCGGTATCGACCGGTATCTCATCGGCAGCGTGACCGAGACAGTCGTTCGCAACGCCGACGTGCCGGTCTGCTGTGTCCCGATGACGGAGCTGTGAGCCCGCCGAGAACTATTTACCGTTCCGTCGGCTACGAGCGGTCACGATGATGGCGACGACCCACGCGCTCTGGGGGATGGCGGTCGCGTTACCGGTCCTGGCGGGGGAGCCGACACTCGCGCCGGTGGCCTTCGGAGCGGGACTCGTGGGTGGCCTGCTCCCTGACCTCGATCTCTACGCCGGCCACCGGAAGACGTTGCACTATCCGGTGTACGCGCCGCTGGCCGCCGTCCCGGCGGTCGCACTCGCGATCGCCACGCCCTCGACGGTGACGGTCGGGGTCGCCGTGGGCCTCACCGCGATGGCGCTCCACGCCGTCACCGACGCCGCGGGCGGTGGGCTCGAACTCCGGCCGTGGCTCGCCGACTCGGACCGGGCCGTCTACAGCCACTACCACGGCCGCTGGATCCGTCCCCGGCGGTGGGTCCGCTACGACGGTGCCCCCGAGGATCTCGCCGTCGCCGGCATCGCGACCGTGTCACTCGCCGCGGTCGCCGGCAGTGCCGTCACCGCGGTCGCCGTCGCGTTGCTGGCGGTCTCGGCCGTGTACGTCCTGGTGCGCAAGCCGCTGGCGACGCTGGCCGAGCGCCTCGTCGGCCTGCTCCCGACACCCGTCGTGTCGTACGTCCCCGAACGCTACCGCGAGAGTCGGTAGTCCCTGCGATCGGGAACGATGCCACCGATTTATCTGACTGCTGGGCGAACACCGCGGTGATGTACGACCGAATCCTCCTCCCGACGGACATGAGCCCCGGTGTCGACCGGGCGATCGAGCACGCGATCGACGCCGCCGAGCGGTACGACGCCGCCCTCCACGTGCTGTACGTCGTCGACGCC from Halomicrobium sp. LC1Hm includes:
- a CDS encoding universal stress protein — encoded protein: MSPAIDSILVPTDGSEGATVGAQRGIDLAATADADVHVLSVVDTREIEPSLSRFGGKDRSDREQLFEDEARRAVDSVTGLAQTHLSGRVTGTVERGVPFQAINEYVEGHDIDVIAMGTHGRTGLQRLLLGSVAEKVLRTANVPVVAVPSTVDEIEPGEGTYENVLLPTDNSDGASVAIDWGMTLATLYGAMVYTIYSVDTSLLAGSERASEIHGALEQVGRDALDAVRRRARATGVSVAGNVGSGPAARVILAESGDHDIDLIVMGTHGRSGIDRYLIGSVTETVVRNADVPVCCVPMTEL
- a CDS encoding metal-dependent hydrolase, with product MMATTHALWGMAVALPVLAGEPTLAPVAFGAGLVGGLLPDLDLYAGHRKTLHYPVYAPLAAVPAVALAIATPSTVTVGVAVGLTAMALHAVTDAAGGGLELRPWLADSDRAVYSHYHGRWIRPRRWVRYDGAPEDLAVAGIATVSLAAVAGSAVTAVAVALLAVSAVYVLVRKPLATLAERLVGLLPTPVVSYVPERYRESR